A genomic segment from Panulirus ornatus isolate Po-2019 chromosome 7, ASM3632096v1, whole genome shotgun sequence encodes:
- the LOC139749493 gene encoding uncharacterized protein has translation MDFSIGDNQADYTKPLMSTVDNGENIVLTNLDNMQTYPAMYDVQHEGLLNDCTSSDSVGFHNYLGEDGHSWASQVCPQQNMDHFYVNNDFPVTGDDLTYCSQHDYPYSSGMHDSNPEFQKVLGANDLEEFGSNDEYDDATSPYSEGSELSSDYELLQVINMPQDLTELDNYVHLGTPSESLLTDHQPMNIDSVYHENQYTPLCTVKSEEPLSFDESSCDTDSSLEPSASNCSALEKIHTSSRKRVRGPKNWEFVIRLLNDNNFNPEVIRWEDKAASTFRFVNPAKVAQMWGQRSNKPNLTYDNFARGLRYHYKTGALNSVSDRQLVYRCGPKALEFLRKLSQKSS, from the exons ATGGATTTCAGTATCGGGGACAACCAGGCCGACTACACTAAGCCTTTAATGTCCACTGTTGACAATGGGGAAAACATTGTCCTTACCAATCTGGATAATATGCAAACCTACCCAGCGATGTACGACGTGCAACACGAAGGATTACTGAACGACTGCACTTCCTCAGATAGCGTTGGTTTCCACAACTACCTTGGGGAG GATGGCCATAGCTGGGCCAGCCAGGTATGCCCCCAACAAAACATGGACCACTTTTACGTCAACAATGACTTCCCCGTCACCGGGGACGACCTCACGTATTGCTCCCAGCATGACTACCCCTACAGTTCAGGCATGCACGACAGCAACCCGGAGTTCCAGAAGGTGTTGGGCGCCAACGACCTCG AGGAATTCGGTTCCAATGATGAATACGATGACGCCACCTCCCCCTACAGCGAGGGAAGTGAGCTATCTAGTGATTACGAACTGTTGCAGGTAATAAACATGCCTCAAGATTTAACTGAACTAGACAACTACGTGCACCTGGGGACTCCCAGCGAATCCCTGCTCACGGACCACCAGCCCATGAACATCGACAGTGTCTACCATGAAAACCAGTACACACCGCTCTGCACAGTCAAGTCTG AGGAGCCGTTGAGCTTCGACGAAAGCTCTTGTGACACCGATTCGTCCTTAGAGCCCAGTGCCTCCAACTGCAGCGCCCTTGAGAAGATCCACACCAGCTCCAGGAAAAGAG TTCGCGGGCCCAAGAACTGGGAGTTTGTGATCCGCCTGCTGAACGACAATAACTTCAACCCCGAAGTGATCCGCTGGGAAGATAAGGCTGCATCCACCTTCCGCTTCGTCAACCCCGCGAAAGTTGCCCAGatgtggggtcagaggtcaaacaaacctaacctaacctacgacaACTTCGCCCGAGGACTAAG GTACCACTACAAAACAGGAGCTCTGAATTCCGTGTCCGACAGGCAGCTGGTATACAGATGTGGCCCGAAAGCACTCGAGTTCCTCCGGAAACTTTCTCAAAAGTCTTCCTAA